Proteins from a genomic interval of Brachybacterium vulturis:
- a CDS encoding protein adenylyltransferase SelO, translating into MEKVAPPAPVLQQSYARALPELSVPWRADAPPRPEIVWLNEPLAAELGFDAAWLRGEDGLALLTGQIDGTTAQAYAGHQFGSPNPQLGDGRAVLLGDLVDTRGRHRDLHLKGSGRTPFARGGDGKAPLGPMLREAVLGEWLHATGVPTSRALAVLSTGEQIAPRQGVTAEPGALLVRVAASHLRVGTFEYATWHLDEEVRRRLVEFTIRRHHPSADGPLGLLEAVTRTQAELVARWMLLGFVHGVMNTDNMALSGQGIDYGPCAVLDVHRRDAVFSSIDRGARYAYGKQPGIALWNLSRFAETLLPLLDEADPNVAVEQATAVLEQYEGWYQQAWTRQMARKLGISGDVEGVSALGQELLVLLEEQQVDHTGFFRALGEGRAAELVAGDSFAQWARRWEARRSATPAEMACVNPLYIPRNVRLEAALRSAHLGDLGPVRELLAAVSAPFTRRAGLEHLEGPGDGGENFLTFCGT; encoded by the coding sequence ATGGAGAAGGTCGCCCCGCCCGCCCCGGTGCTCCAGCAGAGCTACGCCCGCGCGCTCCCCGAGCTGTCGGTCCCCTGGCGCGCCGACGCGCCGCCGCGACCCGAGATCGTATGGCTCAACGAGCCGCTCGCCGCGGAGCTGGGGTTCGACGCGGCGTGGCTGCGCGGCGAGGACGGCCTCGCGCTGCTGACCGGGCAGATCGACGGGACCACCGCACAGGCCTACGCCGGCCACCAGTTCGGCAGCCCGAACCCGCAGCTCGGCGATGGTCGGGCGGTGCTGCTGGGCGACCTCGTGGACACCCGTGGTCGCCACCGCGATCTGCATCTGAAGGGTTCCGGCCGCACTCCGTTCGCGCGCGGCGGCGACGGGAAGGCGCCGCTCGGGCCGATGCTGCGCGAGGCCGTCCTCGGAGAATGGCTGCACGCCACGGGTGTGCCCACCAGTCGGGCGCTCGCCGTGCTGAGCACCGGGGAGCAGATCGCCCCGCGTCAGGGCGTGACGGCGGAGCCCGGTGCGCTGCTGGTGCGGGTCGCGGCGAGCCACCTGCGGGTGGGGACCTTCGAGTACGCGACCTGGCACCTGGACGAGGAGGTGCGCCGGCGCCTCGTCGAGTTCACGATCCGGCGCCACCACCCGTCGGCCGACGGGCCGCTGGGGCTGCTCGAGGCGGTGACCCGGACGCAGGCGGAGCTGGTGGCGAGGTGGATGCTGCTGGGCTTCGTGCATGGCGTGATGAACACCGACAACATGGCCCTGTCCGGCCAGGGCATCGATTACGGACCCTGCGCCGTGCTCGACGTCCATCGTCGTGATGCCGTGTTCAGCTCGATCGACCGGGGCGCCCGGTACGCCTACGGCAAGCAGCCCGGCATCGCGCTGTGGAACCTCTCCCGCTTCGCCGAGACCCTCCTGCCGCTGCTGGACGAGGCGGATCCGAACGTCGCGGTGGAGCAGGCCACCGCGGTGCTCGAGCAGTACGAGGGCTGGTATCAGCAGGCCTGGACCCGCCAGATGGCCCGCAAACTGGGGATCAGCGGCGACGTCGAGGGGGTGTCCGCCCTCGGCCAGGAGCTGCTGGTGCTGCTCGAGGAGCAGCAGGTCGACCACACCGGCTTCTTCCGGGCGCTCGGGGAGGGCAGGGCCGCGGAGCTCGTCGCCGGCGACTCCTTCGCGCAGTGGGCGCGGCGCTGGGAGGCTCGGCGCTCGGCGACGCCCGCGGAGATGGCGTGCGTCAATCCGCTGTACATCCCTCGCAACGTCCGCCTCGAGGCGGCGCTGCGCTCGGCGCACCTGGGTGACCTGGGACCTGTGCGGGAGCTGCTCGCGGCGGTCTCCGCACCGTTCACCCGTCGGGCGGGGCTCGAGCATCTCGAGGGCCCGGGTGACGGCGGCGAGAACTTCCTGACTTTCTGCGGGACCTGA
- a CDS encoding alpha/beta hydrolase produces the protein MTNASQYAPVELIATEIDEDAVVRSDPDRMRSAPIVLLLHGLGSDEDDLAGLVPFLPTDFTYASLRGIYRYVQGYAWFEMPMDPARPEALQASAAAVESWSAAQDAPVVGAIGFSQGGALALQLLRRDPHAVDFVVNLSGFPFPAPMLGDSALAEVSPPVLWGHGGMDPHFADGREEAVRDFLSTHTRLEEERRPQLGHAVDEVELRALASFLQRRAADTRG, from the coding sequence ATGACGAACGCCTCCCAGTACGCACCGGTCGAGCTGATCGCGACGGAGATCGACGAGGACGCCGTGGTGCGCTCGGATCCAGACAGGATGCGCAGTGCGCCGATCGTGCTCCTGCTCCACGGCCTGGGCAGCGACGAGGACGACCTCGCCGGGCTGGTCCCCTTCCTGCCCACGGACTTCACCTACGCCTCCCTGCGCGGCATCTATCGCTACGTGCAGGGCTACGCCTGGTTCGAGATGCCGATGGACCCAGCGCGTCCGGAGGCGCTGCAGGCCTCGGCCGCTGCGGTCGAGAGCTGGAGCGCTGCGCAGGACGCCCCGGTCGTCGGTGCCATCGGCTTCTCCCAGGGCGGGGCCCTCGCGCTGCAGCTGCTGCGACGTGATCCGCATGCCGTCGACTTCGTCGTGAACCTCTCCGGATTCCCATTCCCCGCCCCGATGCTCGGAGATTCCGCGCTCGCCGAGGTGTCGCCGCCGGTGCTGTGGGGACACGGCGGCATGGATCCGCACTTCGCCGATGGGCGGGAGGAGGCGGTGCGAGACTTCCTGAGCACCCACACCCGGCTCGAGGAGGAGCGCCGCCCGCAGCTGGGGCATGCGGTCGACGAGGTCGAGCTGCGTGCGCTCGCCTCCTTCCTGCAGCGACGGGCGGCCGACACACGGGGATGA
- a CDS encoding mechanosensitive ion channel, with the protein MDSLSNFDWAGLGLKVLAAVVILVITAILAMLVKKGVAGLTQKVPALRRPGVDGAALGNSIGTIASMVIWLLGLIIILGIFQLSQVLSPVISMLEQGLGFIPNIIGAVFVFIIGLTIAKIVRALITTALNAVDFGKLLGTAQSGFDKATGGVTSAGRPTEPAAPQGGPDQAPAVSPASKVPEILASVVFALIMIVVSIAALQILGIASISDPASAMLTAVFTAIPNIIAAVVLVGIGVLVARFVSGLFRPILEGSGIDAWLTKQEILSPGSSATPTVLRVVEIAVVLFFAVMGAQALGFPQITAILSQILELGGNVLFGGAIIAAGFFLAMIVGKVLKGTVGSVVKWAVIILFVAMGLKSMGVADSIIEMAFGALVIGAAAAAMLAFGLGGREAAARQLAKFEKAQAREPVPGTVPPRPEG; encoded by the coding sequence GTGGATTCACTATCGAACTTCGACTGGGCGGGGCTGGGACTGAAGGTCCTGGCCGCCGTCGTCATCCTGGTCATCACCGCGATCTTGGCCATGCTGGTCAAGAAGGGCGTGGCCGGCCTGACGCAGAAGGTGCCGGCCCTCCGCCGGCCCGGCGTGGACGGGGCGGCGCTCGGCAACTCGATCGGCACCATCGCCTCGATGGTCATCTGGCTGCTGGGCCTGATCATCATCCTCGGGATCTTCCAGCTCTCCCAGGTGCTCTCGCCCGTGATCTCGATGCTCGAACAGGGCCTCGGGTTCATCCCGAACATCATCGGTGCCGTGTTCGTCTTCATCATCGGTCTGACGATCGCGAAGATCGTGCGGGCGCTGATCACCACCGCGCTGAACGCCGTGGACTTCGGCAAGCTGCTGGGCACCGCCCAGTCCGGCTTCGACAAGGCCACCGGCGGAGTGACCTCCGCCGGGCGTCCCACCGAGCCGGCTGCGCCGCAGGGCGGGCCCGACCAGGCCCCGGCCGTCTCCCCGGCGTCGAAGGTCCCCGAGATCCTCGCCTCCGTGGTCTTCGCGCTGATCATGATCGTGGTGTCGATCGCGGCGCTGCAGATCCTGGGCATCGCCTCGATCTCCGACCCCGCCTCCGCGATGCTCACCGCGGTGTTCACCGCGATCCCGAACATCATCGCCGCCGTGGTGCTGGTGGGGATCGGCGTGCTCGTCGCCCGCTTCGTCTCCGGCCTGTTCCGCCCGATCCTCGAGGGATCCGGCATCGACGCCTGGCTGACCAAGCAGGAGATCCTCTCGCCGGGCTCCTCCGCCACCCCGACCGTGCTGCGCGTGGTCGAGATCGCCGTGGTGCTGTTCTTCGCCGTGATGGGCGCCCAGGCGCTGGGCTTCCCGCAGATCACCGCGATCCTCTCGCAGATCCTCGAGCTGGGCGGCAACGTGCTGTTCGGCGGCGCGATCATCGCCGCCGGCTTCTTCCTGGCGATGATCGTCGGCAAGGTGCTCAAGGGCACCGTCGGCTCCGTCGTGAAGTGGGCCGTGATCATCCTGTTCGTCGCGATGGGCCTGAAGTCGATGGGCGTGGCCGACTCGATCATCGAGATGGCCTTCGGCGCTCTGGTGATCGGTGCCGCCGCCGCCGCGATGCTGGCCTTCGGGCTCGGTGGCCGCGAGGCCGCCGCCCGTCAGCTCGCGAAGTTCGAGAAGGCGCAGGCGCGGGAGCCGGTCCCGGGTACGGTGCCGCCGCGTCCGGAGGGCTGA
- a CDS encoding type 1 glutamine amidotransferase domain-containing protein: protein MNSTLDGRNILVLTSNFGTETDEIRIPLATLREAGAKLTVVAPETGVVTTLERDRERGPEVPVDAAHDTVKAADFDALVLPGGTLNADALRGDETAQFLTRAFAADGKPVAAICHAPWLLVETGLADGRELTSVPTIRTDLINAGGRWVDEEVVVDDSAGFRLITSRTPDDLDAFTTAIIDALS from the coding sequence ATGAACAGCACCCTCGACGGACGCAATATTCTCGTGCTGACCAGTAATTTCGGCACGGAGACCGACGAGATCCGCATCCCTCTGGCCACCCTGCGCGAGGCGGGCGCGAAGCTCACCGTGGTCGCCCCGGAGACGGGTGTGGTCACGACCCTCGAGCGCGACCGCGAGCGCGGTCCCGAGGTACCCGTGGACGCGGCCCATGACACCGTGAAGGCTGCGGACTTCGACGCCCTGGTGCTGCCCGGAGGCACCCTCAACGCGGATGCGCTGCGCGGGGACGAGACCGCGCAGTTCCTGACCCGCGCCTTCGCCGCCGACGGCAAGCCCGTCGCCGCGATCTGCCATGCACCCTGGCTGCTGGTCGAGACGGGCCTGGCCGACGGCCGCGAGCTCACCTCGGTCCCCACCATCCGCACCGATCTCATCAACGCGGGCGGGCGATGGGTCGATGAGGAGGTGGTGGTCGACGACTCCGCCGGCTTCCGCCTGATCACCTCCCGCACGCCCGATGACCTCGACGCCTTCACCACGGCGATCATCGACGCCCTCAGCTGA
- a CDS encoding sugar phosphate isomerase/epimerase family protein — MTADITFGFSSYSFHAKLSTGEMTLPQVIDWIAASEGEHLELAVLGDDAESPIPNLASDPAYVDRIREHAASAGVLLTNLAIGADLSSGDPAQTARVKEYVDLAARLGITRMRHDVVPHGGHDGDDTPLFEQVLPQIVAASKEIAQYAATRGITTSLENHGFFVQAADRIRRIIHAVDEPNFLTTLDVGNFVCVDEDPAVSVAQNLPYAMVVHFKDFYVRPADAAPGEGWFRSRGGKPLRGAVVGSGDIDLRAVARAIRDSDFSGYAAIEFEGWEDCLLGCERGIAYAKSLFA, encoded by the coding sequence ATGACCGCCGACATCACCTTCGGCTTCAGCTCCTACAGCTTCCACGCGAAGCTCTCCACCGGGGAGATGACCCTGCCGCAGGTCATCGACTGGATCGCCGCGAGCGAGGGGGAGCATCTCGAGCTCGCCGTCCTCGGAGACGACGCCGAGTCCCCGATCCCGAACCTCGCCTCCGATCCGGCCTACGTGGACCGCATCCGTGAGCATGCCGCGTCCGCGGGAGTGCTGCTGACCAACCTCGCCATCGGCGCGGACCTCTCCTCCGGGGACCCGGCGCAGACCGCCCGGGTGAAGGAGTACGTCGATCTCGCCGCACGGCTCGGGATCACCCGGATGCGCCACGACGTGGTGCCCCACGGCGGCCACGACGGGGACGACACCCCGCTGTTCGAGCAGGTGCTGCCGCAGATCGTCGCGGCGAGCAAGGAGATCGCGCAGTACGCCGCGACGAGGGGCATCACCACCAGCCTCGAGAACCACGGATTCTTCGTGCAGGCCGCGGACAGGATCCGTCGCATCATCCACGCGGTCGACGAGCCGAACTTCCTCACCACCCTCGACGTGGGCAACTTCGTGTGCGTCGACGAGGATCCCGCGGTGTCGGTCGCACAGAACCTCCCCTACGCGATGGTCGTGCACTTCAAGGACTTCTACGTGCGGCCGGCCGATGCCGCACCCGGCGAGGGGTGGTTCCGCAGCCGCGGCGGCAAGCCTCTGCGCGGGGCGGTCGTGGGAAGCGGCGACATCGATCTGCGGGCCGTGGCCCGGGCCATTCGTGACTCCGATTTCTCCGGCTACGCCGCGATCGAGTTCGAGGGCTGGGAGGACTGCCTCCTGGGCTGCGAGCGCGGGATCGCCTACGCCAAGAGCCTGTTCGCCTGA
- a CDS encoding glycoside hydrolase domain-containing protein, producing the protein MQSVLIDSLEKVLGDAAPRPAAMIGGAHASGFLGEVLSLQVALRLEADEAPDLRVELTGEIADSVRVHAVRRVPVSSAAPEDPDEHYLVTAPGEYPDLLEPVTDGVVRMGQGIWEALWIDVVEAAPGEHDLTLTLSDAAGGQVLAEHVLQLRVHGHRLPPLSITNTHWFHVDSLSTYYDVEVFSERHWELIETYLVSAREMDVNSVLTPTWTPPLDTAEGHTRPFVQLIGIHEEGGEYSFDLSRLDRWLGLCRKLGFTGLEIAHLFTQWGALKTPAIQVQTATGLEHRFGWHVAATSPEYRRLLEALIPTLRTHLEEHWDGRVLWHISDEPREHQLEDYSAAKAQVADLLEGAEVVDALSPFAFAEQGVVDTPIVATNHVGPFLEAGWHPWVYYCVSQNRDVANRFIALPSVRNRVLGRQLFAFEAPGFLHWGFNFWWAQYSVRPIDPFEDTCSGGGFFGGDPFVVYPGPDGTPWLSLRYRVFVQAMADHRALTWLAELTDRASARALIDEGGTLTYSSFSYDVEEHLRARHAVDEKILAALER; encoded by the coding sequence ATGCAGTCCGTCCTGATCGATTCCCTGGAGAAGGTGCTGGGCGACGCGGCACCGCGTCCGGCCGCGATGATCGGCGGTGCCCACGCCTCCGGCTTCCTCGGCGAGGTGCTCTCGCTCCAGGTCGCGCTCCGGCTCGAGGCCGACGAGGCCCCGGATCTGCGCGTCGAGCTCACCGGCGAGATCGCCGACAGTGTCCGGGTCCATGCGGTGCGCCGGGTGCCGGTCTCCTCCGCTGCACCCGAGGATCCCGACGAGCACTACCTCGTCACCGCGCCGGGCGAGTACCCCGACCTGCTCGAACCGGTCACCGACGGCGTCGTGCGGATGGGCCAGGGGATCTGGGAGGCGCTGTGGATCGACGTCGTGGAGGCCGCCCCCGGCGAGCACGACCTGACCCTCACCCTCTCCGACGCCGCCGGCGGGCAGGTCCTCGCCGAGCACGTCCTGCAGCTGCGCGTGCATGGGCATCGCCTGCCGCCGCTGTCGATCACCAACACGCACTGGTTCCATGTCGACAGCCTCTCGACGTACTACGACGTGGAGGTGTTCTCCGAGCGGCACTGGGAGCTGATCGAGACCTACCTCGTCTCGGCCCGGGAGATGGACGTGAACAGCGTGCTCACCCCCACCTGGACCCCGCCGCTGGACACCGCCGAGGGGCACACCCGGCCCTTCGTCCAGCTCATCGGCATCCACGAGGAGGGCGGCGAGTACTCCTTCGACCTCTCCCGCCTGGACCGCTGGCTGGGCCTCTGCCGCAAGCTGGGCTTCACCGGCCTCGAGATCGCGCACCTGTTCACCCAGTGGGGGGCGCTGAAGACCCCGGCGATCCAGGTGCAGACGGCCACCGGCCTCGAGCACCGCTTCGGCTGGCACGTGGCGGCGACCTCGCCCGAGTACCGCCGCCTCCTGGAGGCGCTGATCCCGACGCTGCGCACCCATCTGGAGGAGCACTGGGACGGACGGGTGCTCTGGCACATCTCGGACGAACCGCGCGAGCATCAGCTCGAGGACTACAGCGCGGCGAAGGCTCAGGTCGCGGACCTGCTCGAGGGCGCAGAGGTGGTCGACGCCCTGAGCCCCTTCGCCTTCGCCGAGCAGGGCGTGGTGGACACGCCGATCGTCGCGACCAATCACGTGGGCCCGTTCCTCGAGGCCGGCTGGCACCCCTGGGTGTACTACTGCGTCTCCCAGAACCGCGATGTCGCCAATCGCTTCATCGCCCTGCCCTCCGTGCGCAATCGAGTGCTGGGCCGGCAGCTGTTCGCCTTCGAGGCGCCCGGCTTCCTGCACTGGGGCTTCAACTTCTGGTGGGCGCAGTACTCGGTGCGGCCGATCGACCCCTTCGAGGACACCTGCTCGGGCGGCGGCTTCTTCGGCGGCGATCCCTTCGTCGTCTACCCGGGGCCCGACGGCACCCCCTGGCTCTCGCTGCGCTACCGCGTGTTCGTGCAGGCCATGGCCGATCACCGGGCGCTGACCTGGCTCGCGGAGCTCACCGATCGTGCGAGCGCGAGGGCGCTGATCGATGAGGGCGGCACGCTGACCTACTCGTCGTTCTCCTACGACGTCGAGGAGCACCTGCGCGCACGGCACGCAGTCGACGAGAAGATCCTCGCCGCCCTGGAGCGCTGA
- a CDS encoding ROK family protein, producing the protein MATALSHPSAVRLANARDCVVVLREAAAALSLAELASATGLSRPTVEAVLEDLRATGLVAPAPAATPGGAGRPARRFGFDASAATVAAFDIGTSTVRCLVSDAAGRVLARGSAPATGSDPLAPLTQALHETRTTPTAVGVAVPGILGPDGRITRSLAVPDLEGLDLGVMLADRLGCPVAVENDIKLAALAEHHLAPPAHSIVLLQLGHRISVAVVVGGEILQGAHRLAGELGSQRGMRWTDSSVRGRLTWSTGDDGRRLLERAAAGDAAAQAEVEEFCTQIAPRLATVLLTVDPERVVVGGGLSRAGETLLAPLRRAVGRLLMTEHAPELVPARLTTDGALIGALGLGFAHGSSQITGIPEVPAPWHRLHATLS; encoded by the coding sequence ATGGCCACGGCGCTCTCCCATCCCTCTGCGGTCCGCCTCGCCAACGCGCGTGACTGCGTGGTCGTGCTGCGGGAGGCGGCCGCAGCGCTGAGCCTGGCCGAGCTCGCCTCGGCGACGGGGCTCTCCCGCCCCACCGTCGAGGCCGTGCTGGAGGACCTGCGCGCCACCGGGCTCGTCGCGCCCGCCCCGGCCGCTACTCCGGGTGGCGCCGGGCGGCCGGCCCGCCGCTTCGGGTTCGACGCCTCCGCGGCGACCGTCGCCGCCTTCGACATCGGCACCAGCACCGTGCGCTGCCTGGTCTCCGATGCCGCCGGGCGCGTACTGGCCCGCGGCTCCGCGCCCGCCACCGGCTCCGACCCCCTCGCCCCGCTCACGCAGGCGCTGCACGAGACGCGGACGACACCCACCGCGGTCGGGGTCGCCGTCCCCGGGATCCTGGGGCCCGACGGCCGCATCACCCGGAGCCTCGCGGTGCCCGACCTGGAGGGTCTCGATCTCGGCGTGATGCTCGCCGACCGACTGGGCTGTCCGGTGGCGGTCGAGAACGACATCAAGCTCGCCGCGCTGGCGGAGCATCACCTCGCCCCGCCCGCCCACAGCATCGTGCTCCTCCAGCTGGGCCACCGGATCTCCGTCGCCGTCGTGGTCGGCGGGGAGATCCTGCAGGGTGCCCATCGCCTGGCCGGTGAGCTCGGCAGCCAGCGCGGGATGCGGTGGACCGACAGCTCGGTGCGCGGCCGGCTGACCTGGTCCACCGGCGACGACGGACGCCGACTCCTCGAGCGCGCCGCCGCCGGGGACGCCGCCGCCCAGGCCGAGGTCGAGGAGTTCTGCACCCAGATCGCACCGCGGCTGGCCACCGTGCTGCTCACCGTCGACCCCGAACGGGTCGTCGTCGGCGGCGGCCTCTCCCGCGCCGGCGAGACCCTGCTGGCGCCGCTGCGCCGCGCCGTCGGCCGACTGCTGATGACCGAGCACGCCCCCGAGCTGGTGCCCGCGCGGCTGACCACCGACGGTGCCCTCATCGGCGCGCTCGGCCTGGGTTTCGCCCACGGCTCCTCGCAGATCACCGGCATCCCCGAGGTCCCCGCCCCGTGGCATCGCCTCCACGCCACCCTGTCCTGA